The Synechococcus sp. BL107 nucleotide sequence AACCGAAGGTGGCGTCTTCACCGACGACTTCATCGACAACTGGATCGACCTCAAATACGAGGAAGTTCAGCAATTGCGCCAGCGCCCACACCCCCACGAATTCACGATGTATTACGACGCCTGATTTAGGTAGTTGGAGTCTCCAAAGCCCGCCTCAATTGAGGCGGGCTTTTTAGTGCCTACTCAAAGCCGCATTTTTCTGTCGCATTCGTTGGAATAGTGGTCTTGTGCGATGTCTCGATGGCGACCACGCCCTTCAGCAAATTGGCTTACCAGACCCTTCAACAGGGCAAAAGCATCGCTGGACTGGCCCATAAGGAGCTAAGCACCAAACTGATGGAGCTGGTGGCTCCAGAGGCGATGCCGACCACCGAGTCGGTGTCACCAGACATTCTGCAAACGTTGCGCAATGCCATGGCACAGCTCGAGGAGCGTGATTGGCAAGAAGCTGAGCAGGGCGTCTATCCAACATCACTGTTATTCGATGCACCCTGGCTGGATTGGGCCAGTCGCTACCCCCAGGTTTGGCTTGACCTGCCCTCGATCTGGAATCGGAGGAAAGAACGCAATGTGCGTGATCTTCCTAAAGACACCGATCCAGCCCTTTTCCCTGAGTACTACCTTCAAAATTTTCATCACCAAACCGACGGTTACCTCAGTGATCATTCGGCAGGTTTGTACGACCTACAGGTTGAAATTCTTTTCAACGGCACCGCTGATGCGATGCGTCGTCGCGTTATTGCGCCTTTGAAGCGTGGTTTGAAGCATTTCTCAGACCGCAGTCCTGCCTCTGTACGCATCCTTGATGTAGCAACAGGAACGGGTCGAACTCTGCACCAAATCAGAGCCGCTCTTCCCAACGCCGAGCTCATCGGAACAGATTTATCTGACGCCTACTTGCGACAGGCCAATCGTTGGCTCAATAGTGCCCAATCGTCCCTCGTACAACTGATTCGCGCCAACGGAGAATCACTCCCTTTGGCGAATGGATGCTTGCAGGGGGTGACCTGCGTGTTCTTGCTGCATGAACTTCCTGGAGAAGCGCGTCAAAACGTGATCAACGAAGCCTGGAGGGTGTTGGAGCCCGGTGGAGTGCTCGTGTTGGCCGATTCGATTCAATTAGCGGACACACCGGAATTCAGTGTGGTGATGGAGAACTTTCGCAAGTTCTTCCACGAGCCCTACTACCGCGATTACATCGGCGATGACATTGAGGCTCGACTCCACACCGCTGGATTTGAAGGGGTCACGGCTGAATCCCACTTCATGACGAGGATTTGGTCTGCACGGAAGCCGATCTCCAGCCACACCTGAGCGGATTCGCTGACATGCCCTGTGCCCACAAGGCTGGCCGCCATATGGTGAATTCAAACCCAAAGGGTATTCATGACAAATCCCTTTCGGTTGCGTTGGTTAGAAGGTTGGACCTTTCAAGTGGTCCTGATGGAAGGTCACGTTCAAATTGAAGCCCAAGGGTTTGGCATCACCCTTCGAACACCCGTTCGTCCTCAGGAAACACCTCAAGCGGCAGCTGATCGACTGGTTTTGGATGAAGATCGCCGCAGAAGAGCGATGCGACAAGCTTGGATTCGGGGGCAAGATGCTCTGTCGCCCAACAAGGAGACGCGTTATTCGAACGCGAATTCTGAGGAGAGTCTTCCCAACTCACTCGTTGTTGTTGGCGAAGGACATCGCCAATTGGTGGCTTGAGTTGGTTTAAAGATGGGCCATAACCCAAGCCACAACAAATCCTGCTCCTCCCCAGCGCAGCCCTCTCCAAAAACGTGATCCCGAAAGCTGAGGATGAAGCCATCCTTTGAAGTCGCGATCGAGCAACTGTTGAGCGAACGACTGCCGTTGCTTCCAACGGCGTCCCCGAACGCCCAACACCGGCTGATGTTGACATTCTCCCTGTTGGATCAATCGGGAGAGGCCATGAAGCCATTTCAACTGTCGCTGTTCACGACGACGTGGGTTTGGTGGCATCCGCTCGCCTCCTTCAACTCCGAAACTAGATCCACTACATCGCATCGCCATGGCTAAACCAGATTCGATCTGGCCGGAGCAAACCCAGGCCAAATCGACTGAGCTCCATAGCCTCTTGAAAATTGGTGATCGTGATTGGCACCGGTTGAAATCACAATCGAACCGACGCGCCGCCGAACTCCTTGCAGCAGCCCTGGTTCAGTTAATTCAAGACGGCAACCCTGAGGATGTGGCTGCTCTCACCAATCAAGCGCTGGGATGGATCAAAGGAGACCTGAAAGATCCCGGTTGTCCGCGCCACTAATCAGGACGGCGACAGGCGAGTTGAAGCCGATTTCCACGCCGGCTCCAACGAACATCATCAAAACATTGATGAATCAGAAACAAGCCACGCCCATGTTGGGCGTCTACAGATAGGGGAAGCTCAGCGGCACGAGCCGTCGGAGGTAATCCACAACCCTCATCCTGCACCTGCCAAATCAACCAATTGGGAGTCAGAATTCGACGGACGCGGAGTTGTTTTTGGGGGTTTTCGGAATTGCCATGACGCACAGCATTAACCAACGCTTCGTGTAAGCCAAGCTCGACTTTCTGACTGGTCATTTCACAGCCGACAGGTTCAACCAAAAGCTCCAACAGGGGAGCCAGCTGAAGCGTGGACGGCAAAACAAAGTCTGCCCAGCGGAATCGATGAAACGGCACGATTCGCCCGGCGGCAACGACCTCTTTTGAACCTACCTCGTTCGACACCCGATGACAGGAGCAATTAGGCTCGACGGGCTATCAAGGCTGGGTGCTTCAGAACTGCATCCATCAGGCGTACACCCCGCAGTTGATTGATCAAAGGCATGTGGCCCTCAGGTGCTTCTAACGACCACGTGAATGACCGGGGATATCGGGTCCACACACCTTCCCGTTTCCAGCCAAT carries:
- a CDS encoding class I SAM-dependent methyltransferase codes for the protein MATTPFSKLAYQTLQQGKSIAGLAHKELSTKLMELVAPEAMPTTESVSPDILQTLRNAMAQLEERDWQEAEQGVYPTSLLFDAPWLDWASRYPQVWLDLPSIWNRRKERNVRDLPKDTDPALFPEYYLQNFHHQTDGYLSDHSAGLYDLQVEILFNGTADAMRRRVIAPLKRGLKHFSDRSPASVRILDVATGTGRTLHQIRAALPNAELIGTDLSDAYLRQANRWLNSAQSSLVQLIRANGESLPLANGCLQGVTCVFLLHELPGEARQNVINEAWRVLEPGGVLVLADSIQLADTPEFSVVMENFRKFFHEPYYRDYIGDDIEARLHTAGFEGVTAESHFMTRIWSARKPISSHT
- a CDS encoding ATP-binding protein; amino-acid sequence: MSNEVGSKEVVAAGRIVPFHRFRWADFVLPSTLQLAPLLELLVEPVGCEMTSQKVELGLHEALVNAVRHGNSENPQKQLRVRRILTPNWLIWQVQDEGCGLPPTARAAELPLSVDAQHGRGLFLIHQCFDDVRWSRRGNRLQLACRRPD
- a CDS encoding DUF6439 family protein, whose protein sequence is MAKPDSIWPEQTQAKSTELHSLLKIGDRDWHRLKSQSNRRAAELLAAALVQLIQDGNPEDVAALTNQALGWIKGDLKDPGCPRH